One segment of Mangifera indica cultivar Alphonso unplaced genomic scaffold, CATAS_Mindica_2.1 Un_0057, whole genome shotgun sequence DNA contains the following:
- the LOC123207082 gene encoding probable BOI-related E3 ubiquitin-protein ligase 2, with amino-acid sequence MAVQAQLYPENLGLPMCGLQDCMPYPLPASDTDISFTLHHHERQHPRFAHLQQTSQNLALDCNRGASSSSSCCRSIFSMTLSQSLDAQLELQRQEIDCILQMQNDRLRSALQEQRKQQLVIVLENMESKAMNLMRLKEEDLAQARKKRMELEVYLRKAEMESESWQRVAKENEAMVMDLSNTLEQVRQRKVLVSNNRADGAESCSGSWYEEEVKEENRKIACKRCNFRNSCIIFLPCRHLCSCRLCEASLDSCPVCNSAKETSMEVFWF; translated from the exons ATGGCTGTTCAAGCACAGTTGTATCCTGAGAATTTGGGTTTGCCCATGTGTGGCTTACAGGACTGCATGCCATATCCTCTTCCTGCTTCTGATACTGATATTTCTTTCACTCTTCATCACCATGAACGTCAACATCCTCGTTTTGCTCATCTGCAACAAACTTCTCAGAACTTGGCTCTTGATTGCAACAGAGGAGCTTCTTCTTCATCCAGTTGTTGTAGGAGTATTTTCTCCATGACTCTTTCTCAATCTTTAGATGCTCAGCttgagttgcaaaggcaagagATTGACTGCATTCTCCAAATGCAG AATGACAGATTGAGATCTGCTTTGCAAGAACAAAGAAAGCAGCAACTGGTAATCGTGCTAGAGAACATGGAATCAAAGGCCATGAATTTGATGAGGCTAAAAGAGGAAGACTTGGCACAAGCAAGGAAGAAAAGAATGGAGCTAGAAGTTTATCTGCGAAAAGCGGAGATGGAAAGCGAGTCATGGCAAAGAGTGgctaaagaaaatgaagcaatGGTGATGGATCTAAGCAACACACTTGAACAGGTGCGACAGAGAAAGGTGTTGGTCAGCAACAACAGAGCAGATGGTGCAGAGTCCTGTTCTGGTTCATGGTATGAAGAAGAAGTGAAAGAAGAGAACAGAAAGATTGCTTGTAAAAGATGCAATTTTAGGAACTCGTGCATTATTTTTCTGCCTTGCAGACACCTCTGTTCGTGCAGGCTTTGTGAAGCCTCTCTTGATTCTTGTCCTGTATGTAACTCTGCAAAGGAGACAAGCATGGAGGTGTTTTGGttttaa